The Pelagibaculum spongiae genome has a segment encoding these proteins:
- the pal gene encoding peptidoglycan-associated lipoprotein Pal, translating into MAMNWKTALICLPLFTLAACTGTKDNIQTADSGQEIVSGTTSSETVSSGEQTPGADQGDSAQVAQANAAQREAQLQAQQQFEEEKALRQRRVYYFSFDGYDVSDEDVAALAAHGRFLVNNPNAHMRVEGYADERGTREYNIGLGERRAKAVKQVLQLYGAGAGQLDLVSFGEERPATRGHDASAWAKNRRVELVYE; encoded by the coding sequence ATGGCAATGAACTGGAAAACGGCATTGATTTGTTTGCCGCTGTTCACTTTGGCTGCATGTACTGGCACCAAAGACAACATCCAAACCGCTGATAGCGGGCAGGAAATTGTAAGCGGTACCACGTCATCTGAAACCGTTTCTTCAGGTGAGCAAACGCCAGGCGCAGATCAGGGTGATAGTGCCCAGGTTGCACAGGCAAATGCTGCACAGCGTGAAGCACAGCTTCAGGCGCAACAACAATTTGAAGAAGAAAAAGCATTACGCCAACGTCGCGTTTATTATTTCAGCTTTGATGGCTACGACGTTTCTGATGAAGACGTAGCTGCTTTGGCTGCACACGGTCGGTTTTTAGTTAATAACCCAAATGCGCACATGCGCGTTGAAGGCTATGCCGATGAACGTGGTACTCGCGAATACAATATTGGTTTGGGTGAGCGTCGTGCCAAAGCAGTTAAGCAAGTGCTGCAGCTATATGGTGCAGGCGCAGGTCAGTTGGATTTAGTAAGTTTTGGTGAAGAAAGACCGGCGACTCGTGGTCACGATGCATCTGCATGGGCTAAGAATCGTCGCGTAGAGCTGGTTTACGAATAA